From the Chitinophaga lutea genome, the window ATGGGTAACGTTCCACGAATGAAACCCAATACCAGCGCCATTCTAAGTCCATTTTTTCTCCGATTTTTGTCCGGTTTCAGCCCATGCCACGACCATGTCACGATCAGGGCATGACGAGAGAGATAGCGGTAAATAATTGATTACTAATTAATAGCGAAGGCTTTTTAAATAGGAACATTACTTCCGCCATAAACGCACATGTACGACCTGTTCCAGCACCTGTTCCCGGTAATTACGGCTGATGGGAATGCGGAATTCCCGGATGATGATCTCGTTGTTCTCGATCGCTTCAATCTTTGATTTGGAGACGAGAAAGGACTTGTGTACGCGGATGAACGACGCCCTGTCGAGCTGCTCCTCCACATTCCGGAGATACATCAGCGTCATGAACTTTCCCCGCGTGGTCTGGATGGATACATAGTTCTGCAGTGCTTCCACGTACAATATCTCTGAGAAACAGATCTTTTCGTACTTGTAGTCGCATTTGATGAAGAAGTGATCGGCCGCGGCGATGGCTTCGCCGGACGTGCTTTTATGCAACAGCTGGTGGTAATGATGGGCCTTGGTGACGGCTTTGAAAAAACGGGAAAACGTGATGGGTTTCACGAGGTAATCGAGCACATCCAGCTGGAAACCTTCCAGCGCATAACTTGGATAGGCGGTGGTGATGATCACCATCGGCGGGTGCTGCAGGGTTTTGAGGAACTCGATGCCGTTGAGCACCGGCATCTGTATGTCGAGGAAAATGAGATCGGGTTTGTTTTCATGCAGCAGGCGGGCCAGTTCCAGCGGGTTATTGCCGGTGCCGGTCAATTGCAGGAAATCTATTTCGCGGACGTAATTGACGATGCATTCCCTCGCCAGCGGCTCATCATCTATCACTACACATTTTATGGCCATGAATTTGATTTTAAACGGTTATGCGGGTATCGGTTCCGGCACTGCTTTCACCCGGTGCAGATGCAAACGGAGGCTGATGCGGAAAACAGTTTCTTCCTGCCGCACCTCCAGCCCATAATGGCCTGGATACACCAGGTCGAGGCGGCGCTGCACGTTTTTCAGGCCGATGCCCCCGTAGGGCAGGATCTGCTGGCTGGCCGACGGCTGT encodes:
- a CDS encoding LytR/AlgR family response regulator transcription factor — translated: MAIKCVVIDDEPLARECIVNYVREIDFLQLTGTGNNPLELARLLHENKPDLIFLDIQMPVLNGIEFLKTLQHPPMVIITTAYPSYALEGFQLDVLDYLVKPITFSRFFKAVTKAHHYHQLLHKSTSGEAIAAADHFFIKCDYKYEKICFSEILYVEALQNYVSIQTTRGKFMTLMYLRNVEEQLDRASFIRVHKSFLVSKSKIEAIENNEIIIREFRIPISRNYREQVLEQVVHVRLWRK